A single genomic interval of Methanolacinia paynteri harbors:
- a CDS encoding glycosyltransferase family 4 protein, whose protein sequence is MKIAFVYDVIYPYVKGGAEKRIYELSLRLAERGHEVHIFGMKYWEGPAVVEKNGIIYHGLCQPMNLYVKGRRSILQAIYYSVFLFFPLLKEKPDVIDCQAFPYFPLIPSWLASKVSKCSLFVTWHEVWGNYWYDYLGFFGIFGKFIEHFAVHLTKNPIAVSGSTVRKLTEMGVSEPIPIISIGIDSNMTNCKSSAGDSSDIIFAGRLIPEKNVDLFLRALSLVREKVPGIKAVVIGDGPERYTLEKLSYDLGLTENVVFTGFLSCHDEVIAAMKASKIFILPSIREGFGIVSIEAMACGLPVVTVRAPLNAAYDLIHEGRNGYIADLSPESLADSIMAALFERENMKESIVDSIKDYEWDVILKKLVLVYNQSGK, encoded by the coding sequence ATGAAGATCGCGTTCGTATACGATGTTATCTATCCTTATGTAAAAGGCGGGGCCGAGAAGAGGATCTACGAGCTGTCCCTCAGGCTGGCGGAGAGGGGGCATGAAGTCCATATCTTCGGCATGAAATACTGGGAAGGTCCGGCTGTTGTTGAAAAAAACGGGATTATCTATCATGGCTTATGCCAGCCGATGAACCTTTATGTTAAAGGACGAAGGTCGATCCTTCAGGCGATCTATTATTCTGTTTTTCTCTTCTTTCCATTGTTGAAAGAGAAACCTGACGTTATCGACTGCCAGGCTTTTCCTTATTTTCCTTTGATTCCCTCGTGGCTTGCTTCGAAAGTTTCAAAGTGCTCTCTGTTTGTAACATGGCATGAAGTATGGGGGAATTACTGGTATGACTATCTCGGCTTTTTCGGGATTTTCGGGAAATTCATAGAACACTTTGCGGTACATCTTACAAAAAATCCTATTGCGGTTTCGGGTTCAACAGTCCGAAAACTTACTGAAATGGGAGTTTCCGAACCGATCCCTATTATATCAATCGGAATCGATTCCAATATGACAAACTGTAAAAGTAGTGCAGGGGATTCTTCTGATATCATCTTTGCAGGTCGCCTGATTCCTGAAAAGAATGTAGATCTTTTTCTCAGAGCACTTTCTCTGGTTCGTGAAAAGGTGCCCGGAATAAAAGCAGTAGTTATCGGTGACGGGCCGGAGAGGTATACACTTGAAAAACTTTCTTATGATTTGGGGCTTACGGAAAACGTTGTTTTCACAGGTTTTCTCTCCTGTCATGATGAAGTTATTGCGGCGATGAAAGCATCAAAAATTTTTATTTTGCCTTCAATCCGCGAGGGTTTTGGGATAGTTTCTATCGAGGCGATGGCCTGCGGTCTCCCGGTTGTAACTGTAAGAGCTCCCCTGAATGCAGCCTACGATCTGATACATGAAGGACGAAACGGTTATATTGCCGATCTGTCGCCTGAAAGTTTGGCGGACAGTATCATGGCTGCACTTTTTGAGAGGGAAAATATGAAGGAATCTATAGTGGATAGTATAAAAGATTATGAATGGGATGTAATCTTGAAAAAACTTGTTTTGGTATATAATCAATCCGGGAAATGA
- a CDS encoding dTDP-4-dehydrorhamnose 3,5-epimerase family protein, with protein sequence MNITIDGVELKQLKLIPDERGWLMEILRCDDPVFQSFGQVYCTTAYPGVVKAWHYHKIQTDNFTCVHGMMKVALYDAREDSSTYGNLMELFVGEKNPVLVTVPPGVYHGFKGIGTETAFFVSVPTHPYNYKEPDEYRLPPDTNEIPYDWGLLPGLKHG encoded by the coding sequence ATGAATATTACTATAGACGGGGTAGAACTTAAACAACTGAAACTGATCCCCGATGAACGCGGGTGGCTGATGGAAATTCTGAGGTGCGACGATCCTGTTTTTCAGTCTTTTGGGCAGGTTTACTGTACAACTGCATATCCCGGAGTGGTAAAGGCCTGGCATTATCATAAGATCCAGACCGATAATTTTACCTGCGTGCACGGTATGATGAAGGTCGCATTATATGATGCAAGAGAAGATTCTTCCACATACGGAAACCTTATGGAATTATTCGTCGGGGAGAAAAATCCGGTGCTTGTAACTGTTCCTCCAGGCGTTTATCACGGCTTCAAAGGAATAGGGACTGAGACCGCGTTCTTTGTCAGTGTTCCCACGCATCCATATAATTACAAGGAGCCCGATGAATACCGCCTTCCTCCCGATACTAATGAAATCCCATATGACTGGGGACTTTTACCCGGCTTAAAACACGGTTGA
- a CDS encoding ABC transporter permease → MASLFDYRGLIWNFVKRDISQKYVGSLLGLYWSVINPIITLVVYIMVFGVFLGVRLPGSTDIWDFALYFAAGFLPWTAFQDSIMKGTSSIINNKNYIKKVPFPSEIFPIYVTLSEFVNLFIGLAIFFVLYFILKGVPTIFVFLLPVAILLQLVFTLSLAFFLSSGSVFLRDIPTMLGPIFLIWFWATPIAYTVNLIPENFQWIVTINPAYYMLEIYRDALFYGKLPEVDILVPFVVFSIIFFIIGITFFRKTKRGFGELL, encoded by the coding sequence ATGGCTTCACTCTTTGATTACCGGGGACTTATCTGGAACTTTGTAAAGAGAGATATCTCCCAGAAATATGTCGGTTCTCTATTAGGGTTATACTGGTCTGTCATAAATCCTATTATCACTTTAGTAGTCTATATTATGGTATTCGGTGTGTTTTTGGGAGTCCGTCTTCCGGGAAGCACTGACATCTGGGATTTCGCTTTATATTTCGCAGCAGGATTTTTACCCTGGACAGCTTTTCAGGACTCAATAATGAAGGGAACGAGTTCAATTATTAATAATAAGAATTATATCAAGAAGGTTCCCTTTCCCAGTGAGATTTTTCCAATTTATGTCACTTTATCTGAATTTGTTAATTTGTTCATAGGTCTTGCAATTTTCTTTGTATTATATTTTATCCTCAAGGGTGTTCCTACAATATTCGTATTTCTTCTTCCGGTTGCCATTCTCTTGCAACTTGTGTTTACACTTTCTCTTGCCTTTTTTTTATCGAGCGGATCGGTTTTCCTGAGGGATATACCCACTATGCTCGGGCCGATCTTTTTGATTTGGTTCTGGGCAACACCTATTGCATACACGGTAAATCTAATTCCTGAAAATTTTCAGTGGATTGTAACTATAAATCCTGCTTATTATATGCTTGAGATATACAGGGATGCGTTGTTCTATGGAAAATTACCTGAGGTGGATATACTTGTTCCCTTTGTTGTATTTTCAATAATATTTTTTATTATCGGAATTACGTTCTTCAGGAAGACAAAACGCGGGTTTGGTGAACTATTATGA
- a CDS encoding ABC transporter ATP-binding protein produces the protein MNAISVQNLGKKYKLFRSEGRRFLEYLSKRKIKGHYDFWALQDISFDVPAGTTLGILGQNGSGKSTLLSILAGVLEPSAGSYELNGKVSAILELGSGFHPDFSGRDNVYMYGSIMGLSRQEIDDKYDEIIRFSELGDYIDQPLRTYSSGMAVRLAFSVAVNVNADILIVDEALAVGDAIFQHRCFRKIREMQESGKTILYVGHDTEAVRNLCTEALLLDGGRIIERGDPNYVVNKYHALIADRERSYSEGHLTEHGEIPGDEYETVYDLVSNLSKAKIERGNGGIVEKQTVEIKSFPRPIIYAHPPSKIRYKNLSIEQGMSLSFAIGIIPDAWDKIPQGVKFDIEVLADGECENIFSRVLQPKRNLGDRGWHNFILSLEKYSGKDISLFFSTSGSGDDLSYCWSAWGWGKFVIKNEGNNQIIRPDNSLSDFFRLEEERFGNKRGEITKVELLDNNLISRNILNSGDVAIIRIHFILHEDISDNLTVGCTFKNKYCDIYGTNTKWQKLDLSNKKKNQTYIVEFTQSLKLNAGLYSVNAGLVIVHSNDEIEILDRRYDSLIFRINKKDPIVGIVDFKSSVREIQI, from the coding sequence ATGAATGCAATATCTGTCCAAAACCTCGGGAAGAAATATAAGTTGTTCCGTTCTGAGGGAAGGCGTTTCCTGGAGTACCTAAGTAAAAGAAAAATAAAAGGCCATTATGATTTCTGGGCGCTTCAGGATATTTCATTTGATGTTCCCGCCGGGACTACACTCGGTATTTTGGGGCAAAACGGATCGGGTAAAAGCACTCTTTTAAGCATTCTTGCCGGGGTTTTGGAACCTAGTGCAGGATCATACGAGCTTAATGGAAAAGTATCGGCTATTCTCGAACTTGGTTCCGGATTTCACCCGGATTTCTCTGGCAGGGACAATGTTTACATGTACGGTTCGATCATGGGTCTTTCCAGGCAGGAGATCGATGATAAGTATGACGAGATCATAAGGTTTTCTGAGCTTGGAGACTATATAGATCAACCACTTCGAACATATTCCTCCGGAATGGCTGTAAGACTTGCATTCTCCGTAGCTGTAAATGTAAATGCCGATATTCTGATTGTCGATGAAGCACTTGCAGTGGGAGACGCAATATTTCAGCACAGGTGCTTCAGGAAGATACGCGAGATGCAGGAGTCGGGAAAGACAATTCTCTATGTCGGCCATGACACCGAAGCTGTCAGAAATCTTTGTACCGAGGCTCTTTTACTGGACGGCGGAAGGATCATAGAACGCGGCGATCCAAATTATGTTGTAAATAAATATCATGCCCTCATTGCCGATCGTGAAAGATCTTACAGCGAGGGCCATCTTACAGAACATGGTGAAATTCCGGGAGATGAATATGAGACTGTTTATGATCTTGTTTCAAATCTTTCAAAGGCAAAAATAGAGAGAGGTAACGGTGGAATTGTTGAAAAACAGACTGTTGAAATAAAGTCCTTTCCTCGTCCGATAATTTATGCACATCCTCCGTCAAAAATACGTTATAAGAACCTGTCTATAGAACAGGGAATGTCTCTTTCATTTGCTATTGGCATTATACCTGATGCCTGGGATAAGATTCCACAGGGCGTTAAATTTGATATTGAAGTTCTGGCTGACGGGGAATGCGAGAATATTTTTTCAAGAGTTCTGCAGCCAAAGAGGAACCTCGGGGACCGTGGCTGGCATAACTTTATTTTGTCTCTGGAAAAATATTCCGGGAAAGATATCTCTTTGTTTTTCAGCACTTCCGGTTCAGGAGATGATTTAAGTTATTGCTGGAGTGCCTGGGGTTGGGGGAAGTTTGTCATAAAGAATGAAGGTAATAATCAAATAATCCGCCCAGATAATTCATTATCGGATTTTTTCAGATTAGAAGAAGAGAGATTTGGTAATAAAAGGGGCGAGATAACAAAAGTTGAACTTTTAGATAATAACCTTATTTCTAGAAATATTCTTAATTCTGGTGATGTTGCTATTATTAGAATTCATTTTATTCTTCATGAGGATATCAGTGATAATTTAACCGTTGGTTGTACTTTCAAAAATAAATATTGCGATATTTATGGAACGAATACAAAATGGCAAAAATTGGATCTTAGTAATAAAAAGAAAAATCAAACATATATTGTGGAATTCACGCAATCATTGAAGTTAAATGCAGGACTTTATTCAGTTAATGCTGGGTTAGTAATTGTTCATTCGAATGATGAAATTGAGATTTTAGATAGACGCTATGACAGTCTGATATTTAGAATTAATAAGAAAGATCCTATAGTTGGAATAGTAGATTTTAAATCATCAGTAAGAGAAATTCAAATATAA
- a CDS encoding sugar phosphate nucleotidyltransferase, with the protein MKGIILAGGTGSRLYPLTKVTNKHLLPVYDKPMICYPLDTLVSAGIDDILIVSGRGHVGHFLELLGSGSEMGIRLSYEIQEGAGGIAEALGLANRWSDGDDIAVILGDNIFEDKIKESVNSFDSGAKIFLKSVADPQRFGVAEVDGDRIIGIEEKPKAPKSDLAVTGLYLYENSVFDIIKTLKPSGRGELEITDVNNAYVGKEQMKFSVLDGFWSDAGTFESLLRAGMMVKESREKRN; encoded by the coding sequence ATGAAAGGAATTATTCTTGCGGGAGGAACGGGATCAAGGTTATATCCTCTTACAAAGGTTACGAACAAGCATCTTCTGCCAGTCTACGACAAGCCGATGATCTGCTATCCGCTTGATACACTGGTGAGTGCCGGCATCGACGATATTCTTATAGTGTCCGGTCGCGGGCATGTCGGGCATTTTCTTGAGCTGCTGGGTTCAGGCTCGGAGATGGGTATAAGACTATCTTATGAAATACAGGAAGGTGCCGGTGGAATTGCAGAAGCCTTGGGTCTTGCAAATCGCTGGTCTGACGGGGACGATATTGCCGTTATTCTTGGAGACAACATTTTTGAAGATAAAATAAAAGAATCTGTGAATTCCTTTGACTCCGGAGCAAAGATTTTCCTGAAAAGCGTAGCCGATCCGCAGCGTTTCGGTGTTGCGGAAGTTGACGGGGACAGGATTATCGGTATCGAGGAAAAACCGAAAGCCCCTAAGTCGGATCTTGCAGTTACGGGTCTGTACCTGTACGAGAATTCGGTCTTCGATATCATTAAGACCTTAAAGCCGTCGGGAAGAGGCGAACTCGAGATTACGGATGTGAATAATGCTTATGTTGGTAAAGAGCAGATGAAGTTTTCCGTTCTTGACGGTTTCTGGAGCGATGCTGGTACTTTCGAGAGTCTTCTTCGTGCGGGGATGATGGTTAAGGAATCGAGGGAGAAAAGGAATTAA
- a CDS encoding type II toxin-antitoxin system RelE family toxin, protein MFNILIEKRAEKFLKKLPIKSRRIIVEKILELKNDSFPGENKEKIFCPKPPEAYRLHISRSYTVLYIINIDDHLVKIEKIITIEGAHKDYSRR, encoded by the coding sequence GTGTTTAATATACTTATAGAAAAAAGGGCTGAAAAATTTCTTAAAAAACTTCCAATTAAATCCCGGCGAATAATTGTCGAGAAGATCCTGGAATTAAAAAATGATTCTTTCCCGGGTGAAAACAAGGAAAAAATATTCTGTCCGAAACCGCCGGAAGCTTATCGCCTTCATATCAGCAGATCCTACACAGTATTATATATAATAAATATTGACGATCACCTCGTTAAAATTGAAAAAATAATAACAATCGAAGGTGCACACAAAGATTATTCCCGCAGATAA
- the rfbB gene encoding dTDP-glucose 4,6-dehydratase — MNLLVTGGCGFIGSNFIRYMLETYNDLSIVNYDKLTYAGNPENLKDIEDCGRYTFVQGDICDFDLVSSVISKYNIDTIVHFAAESHVDRSIDGGYEFVKTNVLGTFTMLDAALKNGIKRFIHISTDEVYGSTPDKPFEEIDILNPSSPYSSSKAGSDLLALSFFTTHKLPVIVTRCTNNYGPYQYPEKLIPFFVSNLMEGKKVPVYGTGKNIRDWLYVIDHCRAIDFVLHNGIPGEIYNIGGGEEKTNLEITYKILELLGKDESMIEYVEDRKGHDFRYSLDFGKLRSMGWEPEYSFDDAIEETVNWYVENESWWRPLKERKA; from the coding sequence ATGAATCTTTTAGTGACTGGCGGATGCGGATTTATCGGCAGTAATTTCATAAGGTATATGCTGGAGACCTATAATGATCTCTCCATAGTAAATTACGATAAACTTACATATGCAGGGAATCCCGAAAACCTGAAGGATATTGAGGATTGCGGAAGGTATACATTTGTACAGGGAGATATCTGCGATTTCGATCTGGTGTCGTCCGTAATTTCGAAGTACAATATCGATACGATTGTTCATTTTGCAGCTGAGAGTCATGTGGATCGTTCTATCGACGGAGGTTATGAGTTCGTTAAGACCAATGTCCTTGGAACGTTCACAATGCTTGATGCAGCGCTTAAAAACGGCATAAAACGATTTATTCATATCTCTACGGATGAAGTCTACGGGAGTACGCCGGACAAACCGTTCGAGGAAATCGATATTCTGAATCCTTCAAGTCCGTATTCTTCAAGCAAGGCTGGATCGGATCTTTTGGCTCTTTCATTTTTTACTACGCATAAACTGCCTGTAATTGTTACGAGATGCACTAATAATTACGGACCTTACCAGTACCCGGAAAAACTGATCCCGTTCTTTGTTTCCAACCTGATGGAAGGAAAGAAGGTTCCTGTTTACGGGACCGGAAAGAACATCCGTGACTGGCTGTATGTGATCGATCATTGCAGGGCAATTGATTTTGTTCTTCATAATGGCATTCCGGGTGAGATCTATAATATCGGTGGCGGAGAAGAGAAGACGAATCTTGAGATCACCTATAAAATCCTGGAGCTTTTAGGCAAAGATGAGTCCATGATAGAGTACGTCGAAGATCGTAAAGGTCACGATTTCAGGTATTCGCTTGATTTCGGAAAATTGAGATCCATGGGCTGGGAGCCCGAGTATTCTTTCGATGATGCTATCGAAGAGACTGTCAACTGGTATGTCGAAAACGAATCCTGGTGGCGCCCGCTTAAGGAAAGGAAAGCCTGA
- a CDS encoding MogA/MoaB family molybdenum cofactor biosynthesis protein, with protein sequence MDSSHIQDIEIKAAVITVSTTRDKDSDLSGKKIIELLTKDNIGIAFYEVVPDDINLIKGAVFEALESSNCIIVNGGTGLTHDDCTIEAVSPIFKKTIDGFGELFRLKSYGEIGTSSLLSRAAAGIYKEKAIFCIPGSTGAVRLATEEIILPEIRHILTHASK encoded by the coding sequence ATGGATAGTTCTCACATTCAGGATATAGAAATAAAAGCGGCTGTTATTACGGTTTCAACCACAAGGGACAAAGACAGTGATCTAAGCGGAAAAAAGATAATCGAACTGCTGACAAAGGACAATATCGGCATTGCTTTCTATGAAGTGGTTCCCGACGATATCAACCTGATAAAGGGAGCGGTTTTCGAAGCTTTGGAATCTTCAAACTGTATTATAGTAAATGGAGGAACCGGCCTCACTCACGACGACTGCACGATTGAAGCGGTCTCACCTATATTCAAAAAAACCATAGACGGTTTTGGCGAATTGTTCAGGCTGAAGAGCTACGGCGAGATAGGCACAAGTTCGTTATTGTCCAGGGCTGCTGCAGGGATCTACAAAGAAAAAGCAATCTTCTGCATACCGGGATCGACCGGTGCCGTAAGACTTGCTACCGAGGAGATCATTTTGCCTGAAATAAGGCATATTCTTACACATGCCTCCAAATAA
- a CDS encoding CxxC-x17-CxxC domain-containing protein codes for MNDRNYGGRRNFGPREPREMHKTVCSDCGKECEVPFKPTEGRPVYCRDCLPKYRKPRF; via the coding sequence ATGAATGACAGAAATTATGGGGGCCGGAGAAACTTCGGACCCAGAGAACCAAGAGAGATGCACAAAACAGTCTGCAGCGACTGCGGCAAAGAATGTGAAGTACCTTTTAAACCGACCGAAGGAAGACCGGTGTATTGCAGGGACTGCCTCCCCAAATACAGAAAACCGAGATTCTAA
- a CDS encoding glycosyltransferase family 2 protein yields the protein MISIVIPNYNGKKFLENCLNSISGQSYSDSEIIVIDNGSSDGSAEYIKENFQGIILIENNENLGFTGATNQGIRQSNGEYILTLNNDTISDPSLLENLHKAIISDENIGIVASKMIFPDGRINSAGMCISRSGAAWNRGMFEKDQGQYEDPEYMIGACAGAALYRRSMLDEIGLFDEDFFMYHDDVDLSFRAYLAGWKCLYCPKAIVTHINSATSGFESEFSVYHGNRNIIWFAVKNFPARHLILYSPWIIGRSIGVIPHYILRKKTKIILKSKWDAFKKIPYFIRKRKEISIKIPMKKVSKNIFVFAHINSDQ from the coding sequence ATGATTAGTATAGTAATCCCCAATTATAACGGCAAAAAATTTCTTGAAAACTGCCTTAATTCAATATCCGGTCAATCTTACAGTGATTCGGAAATAATCGTAATAGACAACGGTTCTTCGGACGGAAGCGCTGAATACATAAAAGAAAATTTCCAGGGAATAATACTTATAGAAAATAATGAGAATCTCGGATTTACCGGTGCGACAAACCAGGGGATCAGGCAGTCAAACGGAGAATACATACTCACACTGAATAATGATACGATCTCGGACCCTTCTCTTTTGGAAAACCTGCATAAAGCAATCATTTCTGATGAAAATATCGGAATTGTCGCTTCAAAAATGATCTTTCCGGACGGAAGGATCAATTCGGCAGGAATGTGTATATCCAGGAGCGGTGCCGCCTGGAACAGGGGAATGTTTGAAAAAGACCAGGGGCAGTACGAAGACCCTGAATACATGATCGGTGCATGTGCTGGTGCAGCATTATACCGGCGTTCAATGCTTGATGAAATCGGTCTCTTCGATGAGGACTTCTTCATGTACCACGATGATGTTGACCTTTCATTCCGTGCATATCTTGCCGGCTGGAAATGCCTGTACTGCCCGAAAGCCATTGTAACACATATAAACAGCGCAACATCGGGATTTGAATCCGAATTCAGCGTATACCACGGCAACAGGAATATCATCTGGTTCGCAGTCAAAAATTTTCCGGCAAGACATCTTATCCTGTATTCCCCCTGGATAATAGGAAGGAGCATTGGTGTAATTCCGCATTACATCCTGAGAAAAAAGACTAAAATCATACTTAAATCAAAATGGGACGCTTTTAAGAAAATTCCATACTTTATCAGGAAAAGAAAAGAAATATCCATAAAAATTCCAATGAAAAAAGTATCAAAAAATATTTTTGTCTTCGCCCACATCAACTCTGATCAATAA
- a CDS encoding glycosyltransferase family 4 protein — protein sequence MKILHATKKYPDAIGGDAVVVSSLEDEQHMGHEVFILTSRCPEIITKDNVFMFGIFDKSSGLDRIGFKRILSLLILSVTGFFLLKRIKPDIIHSHSPDIGFILSFQALFFKIPVINTCHGVTFSNRQFSSFKGYLEILLLKLGRFEKIVTVDGNSLPDLSEKIAKDAIYIPNGVDIEYFKKESNEMNNHLEARFLFTGRLEEQKGLPYLIQASKKLSGEISDFKVVIVGDGSMYNELNGMVKNSGLGDKIEFTGRVDNERLRFLYHSSDIFVLPSVWEGMPLTLLEAWACGLPVIVTDVGDISRICVDKENAIIVSPKDPDALYDAMLMLARDKQLREKLGKSGENTVAGYSWHDVMMKYMDVYRSVIDQS from the coding sequence ATGAAAATTCTTCATGCTACGAAAAAGTATCCCGACGCGATCGGGGGTGATGCTGTCGTTGTATCCAGCCTGGAAGATGAGCAGCATATGGGTCATGAAGTCTTCATATTAACATCGCGATGCCCTGAAATTATTACCAAAGACAATGTTTTCATGTTCGGGATCTTTGATAAATCGTCCGGTCTGGATAGGATCGGTTTTAAAAGGATTTTGTCATTGTTGATATTGTCTGTTACAGGTTTCTTTCTTTTAAAGCGTATAAAACCTGATATAATTCATTCACATTCTCCGGACATCGGATTTATCTTGTCTTTTCAGGCTCTTTTTTTTAAAATACCAGTCATCAATACCTGTCATGGAGTAACATTTTCAAACAGGCAGTTTTCATCATTTAAAGGTTACTTGGAAATTTTATTATTAAAATTAGGACGTTTTGAGAAAATAGTTACCGTTGACGGGAATAGTCTCCCTGATCTTTCCGAAAAAATTGCGAAAGATGCAATATATATTCCCAATGGAGTGGATATTGAATATTTTAAGAAGGAAAGCAATGAAATGAATAATCATTTGGAGGCGAGGTTTTTGTTTACAGGCCGTCTGGAGGAACAGAAAGGATTGCCATACCTGATCCAGGCCTCCAAAAAATTATCAGGAGAAATTAGTGATTTCAAAGTGGTAATTGTCGGAGATGGTTCGATGTATAATGAACTCAATGGGATGGTTAAAAATTCAGGACTGGGTGATAAAATTGAATTTACCGGCAGGGTAGATAATGAGCGTTTAAGATTCTTATATCATTCATCAGATATTTTTGTCCTGCCTTCTGTTTGGGAAGGCATGCCTCTTACTCTTCTTGAGGCATGGGCCTGCGGACTTCCTGTAATTGTCACGGATGTCGGGGATATTTCCCGGATTTGTGTTGATAAAGAGAATGCAATTATTGTCAGTCCAAAAGATCCCGATGCTCTTTATGATGCCATGCTTATGCTTGCTAGGGATAAGCAATTAAGAGAAAAACTCGGAAAAAGTGGGGAGAACACTGTTGCAGGATATTCATGGCATGATGTCATGATGAAATATATGGATGTATATCGGTCGGTTATTGATCAGAGTTGA
- the rfbD gene encoding dTDP-4-dehydrorhamnose reductase, whose amino-acid sequence MKISILILGANGMLGHSLQKVFPGAVCKGHELDITDEKEILSYISELNPDIVINSAAYTDVDGCEDNREVAFAVNGDGPGNIAAACEENGAMLVHFSTDYVFDGSKKEYNESDEPNPVSIYGKSKLLGEENIIKNMNDFRIIRTSWLYGTHGKNFVETMIRLSSEMPEVRVVNDQFGKPTYTRDLAEKTAEIIDLQPGIYHAANEGVCSWFDFARAIIPNVVPCTTDEFPRKAKRPEYSVLVNNKTKPMRNWNEALLDYLEERLK is encoded by the coding sequence ATGAAGATCAGTATTCTTATTCTCGGGGCCAATGGAATGCTCGGGCATTCTCTTCAAAAAGTATTTCCCGGCGCCGTATGCAAGGGTCATGAACTGGATATCACCGATGAGAAGGAGATTCTTTCTTATATTTCGGAGTTAAATCCTGATATTGTCATCAACTCGGCAGCATATACAGATGTGGATGGCTGTGAAGATAACCGGGAAGTTGCATTTGCCGTGAACGGTGACGGTCCGGGAAACATTGCTGCTGCCTGTGAAGAAAACGGTGCAATGCTGGTGCATTTTTCAACTGACTATGTGTTTGACGGCTCCAAAAAAGAATATAATGAATCGGATGAGCCGAACCCTGTGAGCATATACGGTAAGTCCAAACTTCTCGGCGAAGAGAATATCATTAAGAATATGAATGATTTCAGGATAATCCGTACATCCTGGCTCTATGGGACTCATGGTAAGAATTTTGTCGAAACGATGATTCGGCTTTCGTCTGAGATGCCGGAGGTGCGTGTGGTAAATGACCAGTTCGGAAAGCCGACCTATACAAGAGATCTTGCTGAAAAAACAGCTGAAATAATCGATCTTCAGCCGGGGATATATCATGCCGCAAACGAGGGAGTCTGCTCATGGTTTGATTTTGCCAGAGCAATTATTCCCAATGTTGTTCCATGTACTACGGACGAATTTCCGCGGAAAGCAAAACGTCCTGAATATTCCGTACTTGTGAATAATAAAACAAAACCTATGCGTAACTGGAATGAAGCACTTCTGGATTATTTGGAGGAGAGATTGAAATGA